From a single Buchnera aphidicola (Aphis craccivora) genomic region:
- the glyS gene encoding glycine--tRNA ligase subunit beta — protein sequence MKKTFLVEIGTEELPAKILYHLIISFYKSFIDELKFYNIKYKQVDYFATPRRLALKIIDIDDTEKTKKILKKGPSLKCSFNKDGTPTKAACSWAKNVGIEINKASQLKNKQGSWLVHYVKQKQENIEISLPKIVEISLKKINIKNLMRWEVNNAKFFRPIRNVLMMLDNKIINNKIFNVFSKNKVHNHISCKEKNIHLNHAQEYPSILLKESYIIADYEARKEKIKIEIKKTAKQVNGYTQINYVLLDEINSIVESPKGLLAHFKEEYIKHIPNEILIYIIEKQQKCFPIYHQKKLLPYFTFISNINSKNNHQIILGNEKVMEARLSDVMFFLNKDNQIKLLDYLPLLKKVLFYKNLGTLYDKTMRLKSLVDLMSNNSNKIDLIKLAMLSKCDLITDMVSEFPELQGIIGMYYAIKNHEKYEIAISIKEQYLPSFSEDKLPSSIMGSILSIADKIDTLCGMFLINQIPSSNKDPFALRRAALGIIRIIINNKMSLDLKFLIFNSLEFYNKREVDYKLISNKIMDFLKLRLSFFYEKKGYNIQIIKSVLSFQLTEILDVDQKIKAISDFKETKQSKSIFLTIKRISNILKVYKKYIINNEIDINLIQKEEEKLLFKEIKNFNHDTKKLFIEQNYKKILLRLKNFENPINNFFNQVKINHCDPKIKNNRLILLKKVETIFFRIANFSFLY from the coding sequence ATGAAAAAAACATTTTTAGTTGAAATAGGAACAGAAGAATTACCTGCTAAAATATTATATCATTTAATCATTTCATTTTATAAAAGCTTTATTGATGAATTAAAATTTTATAATATTAAATACAAACAAGTTGATTATTTTGCTACTCCTAGAAGATTGGCATTAAAAATTATAGATATTGATGATACTGAAAAAACAAAAAAAATTTTAAAAAAAGGACCTTCTCTAAAATGTTCATTTAATAAAGATGGAACTCCAACAAAAGCTGCATGTTCATGGGCAAAAAATGTTGGTATTGAAATAAATAAAGCAAGTCAATTAAAAAATAAACAAGGTAGTTGGTTAGTACACTATGTAAAACAAAAACAAGAAAATATTGAAATATCACTTCCTAAAATAGTAGAAATATCATTAAAAAAAATTAATATTAAAAATTTAATGCGATGGGAAGTAAATAATGCTAAATTTTTTCGACCTATTCGAAATGTTTTAATGATGTTAGATAATAAAATAATTAATAACAAAATTTTTAATGTTTTTTCTAAAAATAAAGTTCATAATCACATCTCTTGCAAAGAAAAAAACATACACCTTAATCATGCTCAAGAATATCCATCTATTTTACTAAAAGAAAGTTATATAATAGCTGATTATGAAGCTCGTAAAGAAAAAATTAAAATAGAAATAAAAAAAACTGCTAAACAAGTTAATGGATATACCCAAATAAATTATGTTCTTTTAGACGAAATAAATTCAATAGTAGAATCTCCTAAAGGTCTTTTAGCTCATTTTAAAGAAGAATATATTAAACATATACCAAATGAAATTCTTATCTATATTATAGAAAAACAACAAAAATGTTTTCCAATATATCATCAAAAAAAACTTTTACCATATTTTACTTTTATAAGTAATATTAATTCAAAAAATAATCATCAGATTATATTAGGAAATGAAAAAGTTATGGAAGCTAGACTATCTGATGTAATGTTTTTTTTAAATAAAGACAATCAAATAAAATTATTAGACTATCTTCCATTATTAAAAAAAGTTTTATTTTATAAAAATTTAGGAACATTATATGATAAAACTATGCGATTAAAATCACTTGTAGATTTAATGTCTAATAATAGTAATAAAATTGATTTAATTAAATTAGCAATGTTGTCAAAATGTGATTTAATTACAGATATGGTATCTGAATTCCCAGAGTTACAAGGGATAATTGGTATGTATTATGCCATTAAAAATCATGAAAAATATGAAATTGCTATTTCTATCAAAGAACAATATTTGCCATCTTTTTCTGAAGATAAACTTCCATCTAGTATTATGGGGTCTATATTATCAATTGCTGATAAAATAGATACTTTATGTGGTATGTTTTTAATTAACCAAATACCATCATCAAATAAAGATCCATTTGCTTTAAGAAGAGCTGCATTAGGAATAATACGTATTATTATTAATAATAAAATGTCTTTAGACTTAAAATTTTTAATTTTTAATAGTCTTGAATTTTATAATAAAAGAGAAGTAGATTACAAATTAATATCTAATAAAATCATGGATTTTTTAAAACTGAGATTATCATTTTTTTATGAAAAAAAAGGATATAACATTCAAATAATTAAATCAGTACTATCTTTTCAATTAACAGAAATTTTAGATGTAGATCAAAAAATTAAAGCAATATCAGATTTTAAAGAAACAAAACAGTCAAAATCAATTTTTTTGACGATTAAAAGAATATCTAATATATTAAAAGTTTATAAAAAATACATAATCAATAATGAAATTGATATAAATCTAATTCAAAAAGAAGAAGAAAAGCTCTTATTTAAAGAAATAAAAAATTTCAATCATGATACAAAAAAATTATTTATAGAACAAAATTATAAAAAAATCTTATTAAGATTAAAAAATTTTGAAAATCCTATAAATAACTTTTTTAATCAAGTAAAAATTAATCATTGTGATCCTAAAATTAAAAATAATAGATTAATTTTATTAAAAAAAGTAGAAACAATCTTTTTTAGAATTGCAAACTTTTCTTTTTTATATTAA
- the glyQ gene encoding glycine--tRNA ligase subunit alpha — protein MKNHYNTFYNLIQVLKKYWIKQECTIFQPLDLPMGAGTFHNVTFLRTLGFEPIKAAYVQCCRRPTDGRYAKNPNRLQNYYQFQVIIKPPVKNIQNMYLESLNALKIDEKNNDIRFIEDNWENPTLGAWGIGWEVWLNGMEITQFTYFQQVGGIECNPVTVEITYGLERIAMHMQDQSNVYDLIWDSNKFQTITYGDIFKQNEIEQSKYNFEYSNIDLLFEYFEKYIFEANNLINFKKPLLLVAYEKILQANHVFNLLDARKAISASERQNYILKIRSLTKKVAQEYLNLKK, from the coding sequence ATGAAAAATCATTACAATACTTTTTATAACTTAATTCAAGTTTTAAAAAAATATTGGATTAAACAAGAATGTACTATTTTTCAACCATTAGACTTACCAATGGGTGCTGGTACATTTCATAATGTAACATTTTTAAGAACACTCGGTTTTGAACCTATCAAAGCTGCTTATGTGCAATGTTGCAGACGACCTACTGATGGTAGATATGCAAAAAATCCAAATCGTTTACAAAATTACTACCAATTTCAAGTGATTATCAAACCTCCTGTTAAAAATATTCAAAATATGTATTTGGAATCATTAAATGCACTTAAAATAGATGAAAAAAATAATGATATACGTTTTATAGAAGATAACTGGGAAAATCCTACTTTAGGTGCCTGGGGTATTGGATGGGAAGTTTGGTTAAACGGAATGGAAATTACTCAATTTACTTATTTTCAACAAGTAGGTGGCATAGAATGTAATCCTGTAACTGTAGAAATTACATATGGCTTAGAAAGAATAGCAATGCATATGCAAGATCAATCAAATGTATATGATTTAATTTGGGATTCAAACAAATTCCAAACAATTACTTATGGTGATATTTTTAAACAAAACGAAATAGAACAATCAAAATATAATTTCGAATATTCAAACATTGATTTATTATTTGAATATTTTGAGAAATATATATTTGAAGCAAACAATTTAATAAATTTTAAAAAACCATTATTATTAGTAGCATATGAAAAAATATTACAAGCAAATCATGTTTTTAATCTATTAGACGCAAGAAAAGCGATATCTGCTAGTGAACGTCAAAATTATATTTTAAAAATTAGAAGTTTGACTAAAAAAGTTGCACAAGAATATTTAAATTTAAAAAAATAA
- the folE gene encoding GTP cyclohydrolase I FolE yields the protein MIKISKEAKLARNILLSTGLENPILKEYNGIEKKEREFLIAKYMYKIMCILNLDLKNDSLKDTPIRISKMYNNEIFSGLDYKNFPKITFVENTIKSNDMIVVRDIILMSTCEHHFITIHGKASVAYIPKNKIIGLSKINRIVQFYSKRPQIQERLTKQILLVLQVLLNTKDVAIVLHMDHFCVKARGICDVNSVAITSSLQGLFKSEKSIRDEFFFKNNI from the coding sequence ATGATTAAAATTAGCAAAGAAGCTAAATTAGCGCGTAATATTTTATTGTCTACGGGATTAGAAAATCCTATTTTAAAAGAATACAATGGTATAGAAAAAAAAGAAAGAGAATTCTTAATTGCTAAATATATGTATAAAATTATGTGTATTTTAAATTTAGATTTAAAAAATGATAGTTTAAAAGACACTCCAATTCGTATATCAAAAATGTATAATAATGAAATTTTTTCAGGTTTAGATTATAAGAATTTTCCAAAAATTACATTTGTAGAAAATACAATAAAATCAAATGATATGATTGTTGTTCGTGACATTATATTAATGAGTACTTGTGAACATCATTTTATTACTATTCATGGAAAAGCTAGCGTTGCATATATTCCTAAAAATAAAATTATTGGGTTATCTAAAATAAATAGGATTGTACAGTTTTATTCAAAACGACCTCAAATTCAAGAACGTCTTACTAAACAAATATTATTAGTACTACAAGTTCTACTTAATACTAAAGATGTTGCAATTGTTCTTCATATGGATCACTTTTGTGTTAAGGCGCGTGGTATTTGTGATGTAAATAGTGTAGCTATTACTTCGTCTCTACAAGGATTATTTAAAAGCGAAAAAAGTATTCGTGATGAATTTTTTTTTAAAAATAATATATAA
- the nfo gene encoding deoxyribonuclease IV, protein MRYIGAHVSSAGGLEKAVFRAFQLKATAFSFFTKNQLQWSALPLSLIEIDNFKKACNQYNFFFEKIIPHSSYLINLGHPDDNLLKKSRVAFINEIKRCDDLGLFFLNFHPGSHLNQISEMDCLSRISESINIALEQTKNIVAVIENTAGQGTNVGYRFEHLYEIINKIDDKSRVGVCLDTCHLFAAGYDLRTKENCQNIFNNFFNLIELKYLKCLHLNDSKKEFNSRVDRHENLGLGQIGTLVFEWIIKNKSFDNIPMILETKNSKMWIKEISWLKSLK, encoded by the coding sequence ATGAGATATATTGGTGCTCATGTTAGTTCTGCAGGTGGTTTAGAAAAAGCAGTTTTTCGAGCGTTTCAATTAAAAGCTACAGCTTTTTCATTTTTTACTAAAAATCAATTGCAATGGTCTGCGTTACCTTTAAGTTTAATAGAAATAGATAATTTTAAAAAAGCTTGTAATCAATATAATTTCTTTTTTGAAAAAATTATACCTCATAGTAGTTACTTAATTAATTTAGGTCATCCTGATGATAATTTATTAAAAAAATCTCGTGTAGCATTTATTAACGAAATAAAACGTTGTGATGATTTAGGATTATTTTTTCTAAATTTTCATCCAGGTAGTCATTTAAATCAAATTTCAGAAATGGATTGTTTATCAAGAATTTCTGAATCAATTAATATAGCTTTAGAGCAAACTAAAAATATAGTCGCTGTAATAGAAAATACCGCAGGTCAGGGTACTAATGTGGGATATCGTTTTGAACATTTATATGAAATTATAAATAAAATAGATGATAAATCTAGAGTAGGAGTTTGCCTGGATACTTGTCATTTATTTGCAGCAGGATATGATTTGCGAACAAAAGAAAATTGTCAAAATATATTCAATAATTTTTTTAATTTAATAGAATTAAAATATTTAAAATGCTTGCATTTAAATGATTCTAAGAAAGAATTTAATAGTCGTGTTGATCGACATGAAAATTTAGGATTAGGTCAAATTGGAACATTAGTTTTTGAATGGATTATTAAAAATAAAAGTTTTGATAATATTCCAATGATATTGGAGACCAAAAATTCAAAGATGTGGATAAAAGAAATTTCTTGGCTAAAGTCATTAAAATAA
- the rplY gene encoding 50S ribosomal protein L25: MLIINAEIREKKGKSFSRKLRIQNKFPAILYGLNKTSIPLTLDHNAVFNLQRKTDFYKNTLLLLIQGKEYKVKVKAVQRHAFKLKLLHIDFLYA, translated from the coding sequence ATGTTAATTATCAATGCAGAAATAAGAGAAAAAAAAGGAAAAAGTTTTAGTAGAAAATTACGTATTCAAAATAAGTTTCCTGCTATTTTATATGGTTTAAATAAAACTTCTATACCTCTTACTTTAGATCATAATGCTGTTTTTAATTTACAAAGAAAAACAGATTTTTATAAAAATACATTATTGCTATTAATTCAAGGAAAAGAATATAAAGTTAAAGTAAAGGCTGTTCAACGACATGCATTTAAATTAAAATTATTACACATAGATTTTTTATATGCTTAA
- a CDS encoding DedA family protein produces MEYWLTSLITHSLIYSLCIVGVVSFLESLALIGLLLPGIVLMATLGTFIGNGKLPFYPSWIVGILGCLLGDWLSYYIGLYFKNWLHNLSFLKKHYKILEKTKNLLNKHSMLTILIGRFIGPTRPLIPMVSGMLKLPLKKFVLPSFLGCILWPPVYFFPGIVAGITINIPTNSDNNYFKWFLLVIAILIWIGIWLTSKWWKIKHIKNRENMNIIQKNIGFISIIVLLFGFFGLVLIQFHPTMLIFRKVLSTIL; encoded by the coding sequence ATGGAATATTGGTTGACATCTTTAATAACACATTCTTTAATATATTCGCTTTGCATAGTAGGTGTAGTTTCTTTTTTAGAGTCTCTTGCATTAATTGGATTATTACTTCCAGGAATAGTATTAATGGCAACATTAGGTACATTTATAGGTAATGGAAAATTACCTTTTTATCCTTCTTGGATTGTAGGAATACTAGGATGCTTATTAGGAGATTGGTTATCATATTATATTGGACTATATTTTAAAAATTGGCTGCATAATCTTTCTTTTCTAAAAAAGCACTACAAAATATTAGAGAAAACTAAAAATTTATTAAATAAACATAGTATGCTAACAATACTAATTGGACGTTTTATAGGTCCAACCAGACCATTAATACCTATGGTTTCTGGAATGTTAAAATTACCATTAAAAAAATTTGTTTTGCCTAGTTTTCTAGGATGTATATTATGGCCTCCAGTATATTTTTTTCCCGGAATTGTTGCAGGTATAACCATTAATATACCTACAAATTCTGATAATAATTATTTTAAATGGTTTTTACTAGTTATTGCTATTTTAATTTGGATAGGAATATGGTTAACATCAAAATGGTGGAAAATAAAACATATAAAAAATAGAGAAAATATGAATATTATTCAAAAAAACATTGGATTTATCTCAATAATAGTTTTATTGTTTGGATTTTTTGGATTAGTACTAATACAATTTCATCCTACAATGTTAATTTTTAGAAAAGTTTTATCAACTATATTATAA
- a CDS encoding peptidylprolyl isomerase, which produces MRRSKMRVYFVLILYVFSSFFSSCFAKVFEIDKIVAVVNNQAILNSDVNQVLFYLKQDKDIITVPLKVNFLRDKILEKLIIDTLILEEANKFNIEISDSQVDMILRNIAFKKNITLNELKNNIILNNTNNFFNYEDYIKNIKKSLKIKMLQDYILNKNVHVSEKEIYYLLNKAIKKQNELKKIDLKCIILPYSNRESEKSIKNKKILIDNFSKIINDNSNFDYFYESFKKNKNIFLVEKILSKDLKNLRKIFFSKLDIFKKNQILGPVLGKKGFYIVKVNNIKNNSTKKIITEFHIQHCLIRPSIILNDKQAKKDIFKIYNNIKKNNYSFEYAVKNFSHDVYSSYKKGDLGWILNTSFNGVFKNVLKNLNDNEVSKPVKSKFGWHIIKLLEKREIDEKWKIEKEKIYQMLLEREIKKEKNNWIEKLKKSSYISKY; this is translated from the coding sequence ATAAGAAGAAGCAAAATGAGAGTATATTTCGTTTTAATTTTATATGTATTTTCAAGTTTTTTTTCGAGTTGTTTTGCTAAAGTTTTTGAAATTGATAAAATTGTTGCTGTCGTAAATAATCAAGCTATATTAAATAGTGATGTGAATCAAGTTCTTTTTTATTTAAAACAAGACAAAGATATTATTACTGTACCTTTAAAAGTTAATTTTTTAAGAGATAAAATATTAGAAAAGTTAATCATAGATACTTTAATTTTAGAAGAAGCAAATAAATTTAACATTGAAATTTCAGATTCTCAAGTGGACATGATACTTAGAAATATTGCTTTTAAAAAGAATATTACTTTAAATGAATTAAAAAATAATATTATACTAAATAATACCAATAATTTTTTTAATTATGAAGATTATATAAAAAATATTAAAAAATCTTTAAAAATTAAAATGTTACAAGATTATATATTAAATAAAAATGTTCATGTTTCTGAAAAAGAAATATATTATTTATTAAATAAAGCAATAAAAAAACAAAATGAATTAAAAAAAATTGATTTAAAATGTATTATATTACCTTATTCTAACAGAGAAAGTGAAAAATCAATTAAAAATAAAAAAATATTAATTGATAATTTTTCTAAAATAATTAATGATAATTCTAATTTTGATTATTTTTATGAAAGTTTTAAAAAAAATAAAAATATTTTTTTAGTGGAAAAAATACTATCAAAAGATTTAAAAAATCTAAGAAAAATATTTTTTAGTAAATTAGATATTTTTAAAAAAAATCAAATATTAGGACCTGTTTTAGGAAAAAAAGGTTTTTATATTGTAAAAGTTAATAATATTAAAAATAATAGTACAAAAAAAATAATAACTGAATTTCATATTCAGCATTGTTTAATACGTCCTTCAATTATTTTGAATGATAAACAAGCAAAAAAAGATATTTTTAAAATATATAATAATATTAAAAAAAATAATTACAGTTTTGAATATGCTGTTAAAAATTTCTCTCATGATGTTTATTCTTCCTATAAAAAAGGTGATTTAGGTTGGATTTTAAATACATCATTTAATGGTGTTTTTAAAAATGTTTTAAAAAATTTGAATGATAATGAAGTTAGCAAACCAGTTAAATCTAAATTTGGATGGCATATAATTAAATTGTTAGAAAAACGTGAAATAGATGAAAAATGGAAGATAGAAAAAGAAAAAATTTACCAAATGTTATTAGAACGTGAAATAAAAAAAGAAAAAAATAATTGGATTGAAAAACTTAAAAAATCATCTTATATTAGTAAATACTAA
- the rsmA gene encoding 16S rRNA (adenine(1518)-N(6)/adenine(1519)-N(6))-dimethyltransferase RsmA, with amino-acid sequence MKKHIPLKKFSQNFLIDYNIIKKIVGFINPKLNETLVEIGPGLAALTKPVCNLIDKLIIIEIDKNLLKRFKKYSFYKKLIIFYQDALKFNYLELFNQRNKLIRIFGNLPYHIATSLILYLFERIEIIKDMNFMLQKEVAERLTASPGSKLYGRLSIIAQYYCNIKILLHVSPKCFQPTPKVDSIFVSLKPYTNDFPYFTHNIKVLSYVTNLAFQKRRKILRHSLGKIFSKEVLIALNIDPKLRPENISIFQYCQLSNYIIENNMNQKYNFL; translated from the coding sequence ATGAAAAAGCATATTCCTCTTAAAAAATTTAGTCAAAATTTTCTTATAGATTATAATATAATTAAAAAAATAGTTGGATTTATTAATCCAAAATTAAATGAAACGTTAGTTGAAATTGGTCCTGGATTAGCTGCACTAACAAAACCTGTTTGTAATTTAATAGATAAGTTAATTATTATAGAAATTGATAAAAATTTATTAAAAAGATTTAAAAAATATTCTTTTTATAAAAAATTAATAATATTTTATCAAGATGCTTTAAAATTTAATTATTTAGAATTATTTAATCAACGCAATAAATTAATTCGAATTTTTGGTAATCTACCATATCATATTGCTACATCTTTAATATTATATTTATTTGAAAGAATTGAGATTATTAAAGATATGAATTTTATGTTACAAAAAGAAGTTGCTGAACGTCTAACTGCTTCTCCAGGAAGTAAATTATATGGTCGTTTAAGTATTATTGCACAGTATTATTGTAATATAAAAATATTACTGCATGTTTCTCCAAAATGTTTTCAACCAACTCCTAAAGTAGATTCAATATTTGTTAGTTTAAAACCTTATACTAATGATTTTCCTTATTTTACTCATAATATAAAAGTTCTTAGTTATGTTACAAACTTAGCTTTTCAAAAAAGAAGAAAAATATTACGTCATAGTTTGGGGAAAATATTTTCTAAAGAAGTTTTAATAGCATTAAATATTGATCCAAAATTAAGACCGGAAAATATTTCTATATTCCAATATTGTCAGTTATCCAATTATATAATAGAAAATAATATGAATCAAAAGTATAATTTTCTTTAA
- a CDS encoding symmetrical bis(5'-nucleosyl)-tetraphosphatase produces the protein MSTYFISDIHGCYKELRLILKKSNFNIKKDCLWIAGDLVSRGPNSLKVMRYLYSIKNSIKIVLGNHDLNLIAVYSGIQENKQENCFDDFLSAKDSHKLINWLRSQSIVRINEEQKIIMVHAGISPKWDLETIKKCSLEIEESLLSNEYPLFLKSTFNNKINYWNSNFKKINRLRYSINVFTRMRYCYPNGHLNFTCKESPSIIRYPLLPWFLISNKFIEKYSIIFGHWSSLKNTNVPCQFFPLDKGCCWGGELFMLRWEDKKIFYQSYQKKDVL, from the coding sequence ATGAGTACTTATTTTATTAGTGATATTCACGGCTGTTATAAAGAATTAAGATTAATTTTAAAAAAATCAAATTTTAATATTAAAAAAGATTGTTTATGGATTGCAGGTGATTTAGTTTCTAGAGGTCCAAATTCATTAAAAGTAATGAGATATTTATATTCTATAAAAAACAGCATTAAGATAGTACTTGGTAATCATGATTTAAATTTAATTGCAGTATATTCCGGTATACAAGAAAATAAACAAGAAAATTGTTTTGATGATTTTTTATCTGCTAAAGATAGTCATAAATTAATTAATTGGTTGCGTTCTCAATCTATCGTACGAATTAATGAAGAACAAAAAATTATTATGGTTCATGCAGGAATTAGTCCGAAATGGGATCTTGAAACAATTAAAAAATGTTCTTTAGAAATTGAAGAATCTTTATTGAGTAATGAATATCCTTTATTTTTAAAATCAACTTTTAATAATAAAATAAATTATTGGAATTCTAATTTTAAAAAAATTAATCGATTACGATATAGCATTAATGTTTTTACACGCATGAGATATTGTTATCCTAATGGACATTTAAATTTTACATGTAAAGAATCTCCCAGTATTATAAGATATCCATTATTACCATGGTTTCTTATATCCAATAAATTTATAGAAAAATATTCTATTATTTTTGGACATTGGTCTTCTTTAAAAAATACGAATGTTCCTTGTCAATTTTTTCCATTAGATAAAGGTTGTTGTTGGGGCGGCGAATTATTCATGTTGAGATGGGAGGATAAAAAAATTTTTTATCAATCTTATCAAAAAAAAGATGTATTATAA
- the folA gene encoding type 3 dihydrofolate reductase, which translates to MKISLIAAISNNLVIGNKNRIPWNLPEDLKWFKKNTIYKSVIMGRLTWESIINSLPMRTNIVISRKKIVNKNIIWANSINNAIVSTIYSKYKKNQEIMVIGGSEIYKQMLFYANKLYLTHVNCNIIGDSYFPKYKLYKNWKIVFQKKFFKDSKHSYDFCFEILTR; encoded by the coding sequence ATGAAAATTAGTCTAATTGCAGCTATTTCTAATAATCTTGTTATTGGAAATAAAAACAGAATTCCTTGGAATCTCCCAGAAGATTTAAAATGGTTTAAAAAAAATACAATATATAAAAGTGTTATTATGGGACGTTTGACTTGGGAGTCTATTATCAATTCTTTACCTATGCGAACTAATATAGTAATTAGTCGAAAAAAAATCGTCAACAAAAATATTATATGGGCGAATTCAATTAATAATGCTATAGTTTCTACTATATATTCAAAATACAAAAAAAATCAAGAAATAATGGTGATTGGAGGTTCTGAAATATATAAACAAATGCTATTTTATGCTAATAAATTATATTTAACCCATGTAAATTGCAATATTATTGGAGATTCTTATTTTCCAAAATATAAATTATATAAAAATTGGAAAATAGTATTTCAAAAAAAATTTTTTAAAGATAGTAAACATTCTTATGATTTTTGCTTTGAAATATTAACAAGATAA